The Seleniivibrio woodruffii genome window below encodes:
- a CDS encoding TolC family protein codes for MRIPMRGFTLSLILLFAAAQAQAVSLTFAQAKDMALKNSYVIKSYKAGEEAAGYVKDQAKGAFLPTLSLHQTLMKTDEPGNAAFATARQGRFDMNYFTNNMANPDRVTSYTTQVQVMQPVFMQGQIYFGVKQADMAYQASRMETERATQFTLYNLHMAFYGLALAEKALDTARHSYERTERYYRTAKDFFNNGLIVKSDLMVSESYLLMNEQAVKEAEKQHAVATSNLQRLLDTDEPIKVVWTTPELEFSEDVAKYTALGLSERQDLIAMQNYLKSAEYENKKAKSAFLPSVYLFADYQRNDDKFFGDNGNGTTYGVQADLNLFKGFSDHNKVGETKSRQLSLMHRIADKKLEIKSEIKNSYYGVIAASKQIEASKKRVEAAFAALTITENRFNEGLSKITELLDREVDLKQAELSLYMSEYQEIVEMAGLHLAAGNLK; via the coding sequence ATGCGTATCCCCATGCGAGGGTTCACACTAAGCCTGATTCTGCTTTTTGCGGCAGCACAGGCACAGGCGGTTTCGCTCACTTTTGCCCAGGCAAAGGACATGGCACTGAAAAACTCATACGTCATAAAGTCCTATAAAGCGGGCGAAGAAGCGGCAGGATATGTTAAAGATCAGGCTAAAGGGGCATTTCTGCCCACGCTCAGCCTGCATCAGACCCTTATGAAGACGGACGAACCGGGCAATGCTGCGTTTGCGACTGCCAGACAGGGCAGGTTCGACATGAACTATTTCACAAACAACATGGCAAACCCCGACAGAGTCACCAGCTACACCACACAGGTGCAGGTGATGCAGCCGGTGTTTATGCAGGGACAGATCTATTTCGGTGTAAAGCAGGCGGACATGGCATATCAGGCCAGCCGCATGGAGACCGAAAGAGCGACTCAGTTCACCCTTTATAACCTTCATATGGCGTTTTACGGTCTTGCTCTGGCCGAAAAGGCACTGGACACCGCCAGACACTCGTATGAACGTACCGAAAGGTACTACAGGACGGCAAAGGATTTCTTCAATAACGGACTGATAGTTAAAAGCGACCTGATGGTCTCCGAAAGCTACCTGCTGATGAACGAGCAGGCGGTTAAAGAGGCCGAGAAACAGCATGCGGTGGCAACAAGCAACCTGCAGAGGCTTTTGGACACGGACGAACCCATCAAGGTCGTCTGGACAACACCCGAACTTGAATTTTCGGAGGACGTGGCGAAATATACCGCTCTGGGTCTTTCCGAAAGACAGGACCTCATAGCCATGCAGAACTATCTGAAATCCGCTGAATACGAGAACAAAAAGGCAAAATCAGCCTTTCTGCCCTCGGTATATCTCTTTGCCGACTACCAGCGCAACGATGACAAATTCTTCGGCGACAACGGAAACGGAACAACCTACGGAGTTCAGGCCGATCTGAACCTTTTCAAAGGTTTCAGCGACCACAACAAAGTTGGCGAAACAAAAAGCAGACAGCTGTCGCTTATGCACCGCATTGCCGATAAAAAACTTGAGATCAAGTCCGAGATCAAAAATTCTTATTACGGCGTAATTGCCGCTTCAAAACAGATCGAGGCCTCAAAAAAACGTGTGGAGGCTGCCTTTGCGGCGCTGACCATCACTGAGAACAGATTCAACGAGGGTCTTTCGAAGATAACTGAGCTTCTGGACAGGGAGGTTGACCTGAAACAGGCGGAACTTTCTCTTTATATGTCCGAATATCAGGAGATAGTCGAAATGGCCGGACTGCATCTGGCGGCCGGAAACCTTAAATAA
- a CDS encoding ArsR/SmtB family transcription factor: MEEWFSTYSEKLKAIGHPIRLKLMVGLMSNECNVTKICKGLDIPQATTSQHLAILKNKGLIKGKRSGTSICYSIADDGIKAMTKELMEKTGCVSPCEGSH; this comes from the coding sequence ATGGAAGAATGGTTCTCAACGTACTCGGAAAAGCTTAAGGCGATCGGCCACCCCATCAGACTCAAACTTATGGTCGGCCTAATGAGCAACGAGTGCAACGTGACCAAAATTTGCAAAGGACTTGATATACCTCAGGCAACCACAAGTCAGCACCTTGCCATACTCAAGAACAAGGGGCTCATCAAGGGAAAAAGATCCGGAACAAGCATATGCTACAGCATAGCTGACGACGGCATCAAAGCTATGACTAAAGAATTAATGGAGAAGACAGGATGCGTATCCCCATGCGAGGGTTCACACTAA
- a CDS encoding DUF134 domain-containing protein, translating into MPRPSKPRVIGAQPEISSFKPRGISAKKLKAVNLTLDEFEAIRLADYQGLSHEDAAVLMNISRPTFSRLVEKARIKVASFIIEGSELNISGGNVTFQDRGCSVFKQALPDSRIERRKHSAAALEESYC; encoded by the coding sequence ATGCCCAGACCATCTAAGCCTAGAGTTATAGGCGCGCAACCCGAAATTTCCAGTTTCAAACCCAGAGGTATCTCAGCAAAAAAACTCAAAGCTGTAAACCTCACCCTTGACGAGTTCGAGGCTATCCGCCTTGCAGACTATCAGGGACTCTCTCACGAGGATGCGGCTGTTCTTATGAACATCTCACGCCCTACATTCTCAAGACTGGTTGAAAAAGCCAGAATCAAAGTCGCATCATTTATTATTGAAGGTTCAGAACTGAATATCTCAGGCGGCAACGTTACGTTTCAGGACAGAGGATGCAGCGTCTTCAAACAAGCCCTGCCCGACAGCAGGATTGAAAGAAGAAAGCATTCTGCGGCGGCTCTCGAAGAGAGCTATTGCTAA
- the larB gene encoding nickel pincer cofactor biosynthesis protein LarB, producing the protein MNKDLLSVLKLVSEGSVNPEQAQELIRGFSDGEEVKIDTDRKNRVGFEEVVYGRGKTVAQLASIAATYAEKGLNLICTGLSEEKIKELEPLCPDCTFAADAGIMKRIVKPIDTKQGSVAVITAGTSDMRTAKEAAEILAFNGVSAKLYADIGVAGIHRFLSYKNEISDADVIIVVAGMEGALPSITGGMFPQPVIAVPTSTGYGTALNGFTALFAMLTSCAAGLTVVNIDNGFGAAMSAIRIINTLNKYRTRQ; encoded by the coding sequence GTGAATAAAGATCTTTTATCCGTTCTGAAGCTTGTCTCCGAAGGTTCCGTAAACCCTGAACAGGCTCAGGAGCTTATCAGAGGATTTTCCGACGGCGAAGAGGTCAAGATCGATACGGACAGAAAGAACCGTGTGGGTTTTGAAGAGGTTGTATACGGCAGAGGAAAGACCGTTGCCCAGCTTGCTTCAATTGCCGCAACCTATGCAGAAAAAGGTCTGAACCTCATCTGCACGGGACTGTCTGAAGAGAAGATAAAGGAGCTTGAACCCCTCTGCCCCGACTGCACCTTTGCGGCGGACGCAGGAATAATGAAGCGCATAGTTAAGCCCATAGACACAAAACAGGGCTCGGTGGCGGTCATTACTGCGGGAACAAGCGACATGCGCACGGCGAAGGAGGCGGCAGAGATTCTGGCCTTCAATGGCGTCAGCGCAAAGCTTTATGCCGATATCGGCGTGGCTGGCATACACAGATTCCTCAGCTACAAAAATGAGATATCGGATGCGGACGTGATAATCGTTGTTGCCGGAATGGAAGGCGCACTGCCCTCCATCACAGGCGGGATGTTTCCCCAGCCGGTGATAGCTGTGCCCACCTCAACAGGCTACGGCACTGCTCTGAACGGTTTCACCGCCCTTTTTGCCATGCTGACCAGCTGTGCGGCGGGTCTGACAGTGGTGAATATTGACAACGGATTCGGCGCTGCAATGTCAGCAATCAGGATTATTAATACATTAAACAAATACAGAACCCGCCAGTAA
- a CDS encoding RlmE family RNA methyltransferase, whose translation MYNRQDAFYKKAKREGYRSRAAYKLIELNKKYEIYRNGQYVLDVGCAPGGWSQVVAQMSKTRIVGVDLLETGEMELDRYTFIQGDITEQETVDKVLAVSSGYDAVISDAAPNTSGSKLLDHVNSIELVRKIFYFACSVLKPGGNFVCKVFEGEDRDALVKEMRVHFEFCKQFRPEATRKGSFEMYVIMKGFKGLKSE comes from the coding sequence ATGTACAACAGACAGGACGCATTCTACAAAAAAGCAAAGCGAGAGGGCTACCGCTCCAGAGCGGCATACAAGCTCATTGAGCTTAACAAGAAATATGAGATATACAGGAACGGGCAATACGTTCTCGATGTGGGCTGTGCCCCCGGAGGCTGGTCTCAGGTCGTGGCGCAGATGTCAAAGACCCGCATAGTGGGCGTTGACCTTCTGGAGACCGGCGAAATGGAACTTGACCGCTACACCTTCATTCAGGGTGACATAACCGAACAGGAGACTGTTGACAAGGTTCTGGCTGTCAGTTCCGGCTATGATGCGGTGATTTCCGATGCCGCACCGAACACTTCCGGATCAAAACTGCTCGACCACGTAAATTCTATTGAACTTGTGCGTAAAATATTCTATTTTGCCTGCTCCGTTCTGAAGCCCGGCGGAAATTTCGTCTGCAAGGTATTCGAAGGAGAGGACAGGGACGCACTGGTGAAAGAGATGAGAGTGCATTTCGAGTTCTGCAAGCAGTTCCGTCCAGAGGCCACCAGAAAAGGCTCATTCGAAATGTATGTTATTATGAAAGGTTTCAAAGGTTTAAAGAGTGAATAA